TCAACGAAATCCTGGACATCACCCGCATCGAGGCGGGGCGGATGCCGCTGCACCTGTCGGACTTCGTCATCCCGGAGCTGCTGCAGGAGGTGATGGCGGAGATGGACCCCATCATCGCGCGCAGCAAGCTGACGGTGACGACGCACCTGGGCGCGCGGCTGCCGCCGGTGCACAGCGACCGTCAGAAGGTGAAGCAGGTGGTGCTCAACCTGCTGTCCAATGCCCTGAAGTTCACGCACGAGGGCGCGGTGAAGGTGGTGGCGGAGTACCAGCCGTCATCTTCCATGCTCACCATCTGCGTGGAGGACACGGGGATTGGCATCGCCCCGGCGGACCAGGAGAAGATCTTCGAGGACTTCCAACAGGTGGACAGCTCGCCCACCCGCGCCTATGGAGGCACGGGCCTGGGGTTGTCCATCTGCAGACGTCTGGCCGACATGCTGGGGGGGCGCGTCACCCTCCAGAGCACCCAGGGGCAGGGGTCGGCCTTCACGCTGCACTTCCCACGACGCCCGAGGCGGACATGACGAATCCCTCCCCGAATCTCAAGCCGCTCGTGCTCGTCGTGGACGACTACGATGACGCGCGAGAGATGTACGCGGAGTACCTGGAGTTCTCCGGGTTCCGCGTGGCGCAGGCGAGGAACGGGCAGGAGGCGCTGGACCAGGCCTTCGCGCTCACGCCGGACATCATCCTGATGGATTTGTCGTTGCCCATCATCGATGGGTGGGAGGCGACGCGGCGGCTGAAGAACGACGCGCGCACGCGCACCATCCCCGTGGTCGCGCTCACGGGGCATGCGATGACAGGCCAGTCCGATGAAGCGAAGGGCGCGGGGTGCGACTCCTTCGTCACCAAGCCGTGCCTGCCCGACGAGCTCGTGGCGGAGGTGCGGACCATCCTCGCCCGGCGCGGAGGCGCCGCGATTCGCTGAGGCGTGCCGTGTCCCGGTCCCCCCGTCCTCCCAACAAGGCTCCTTCCCGACGAGGCACGGCCTCGCCCAAGCCGTCCCGCGTCCGACGCGCGGCGCCCGCCGACGAGGCGAAGCGCCCGGGTGCGTCCACGCCCCGAGCCGCGCCTCCACGGACCTCCGTTGCTGCCGGCACACCCGCGCGTGGCGGCAAGGCGGAGCGGTCCGAGCCGCGGACGCCGGACGTGTCGCGAGCGGCGACGCCCTCCCGTGGGAGCAAGGCCGCCCAGCCCGGTTCGGACACGCTCATGCCCGACGCCTCGCGGAACGCAGCGTCCGGAAGAGACAGCCAGGCCGGCCGCCTACGTGAGGTCCCGCCCGCGCGAGGGAGCAACAGCTCCCGTCCCGAGCCGTCCTCGGCCCCGAGTGCCCGGGACGCGACGGCCGAGCATCAGGGCAAGAGCGCGCGTCCCGTGCCGGACGCTCCCACGCCCGAGGAGCTCGCGGGGCCCCAGTACCTCTACGGCGTGGTGCGCGCCGACGGCCCGCTGGACTTCGGTCCCATCGGCCTGGGCATGCCGCCCTCCCACGTGCGCGCCGTCTGTGAGGACGGGCTGGCCGCGCTGGTGTCCCCCACGCCCTCGATGCGCGTGGACCCGACGCGGGCCCATCTGCTGGCGCACCAGCGCGCCGCCGAGGTGGTGCTGCGCGAGCACACGCTGCTGCCGGTGGCCTTCGGCACCGTGCTCGGCTCGGAGGCCGACGTGCGCGCCATGCTGCGCTCCACGCATGAGGCCCTCACCTCCGTGCTCACCGCGCTGGAGGGCAAGGTGGAGCTGGGGCTCAAGGTGCTCTACCACCGCGAGCACCTGAACCGACGCATGGAGCTGGAGGACGAGGAGCTGCGTCGGCGCGGGGACGAGTCGGAAGCCGAGCACGAGCAGCGGCTCGGGCGCGCGGTGGAGCTGCGCGCCGCGCTGGACATGGCGGCGATGCTGGAGGGCCTGCGCCCGCTGGCGGCGGCGTCTCGCACGGACGCGCCCGTGGGCGAGCGCATGCTGCTCAACGCGGCCTTCCTCGTCGCCAGGCGGGACGGGCCCGCCTTCGAGGCGAAGGTCCGGATGCTCGCGGCGCGCTCGGACCTCTACACCTTCCGCTTCACCGGCCCCTGGGCGCCGTACAGCTTCGTCGACCTGCGACTGGGCCGCGCCGACGCCCCGGAGCCTCGGGTGTCACGGACCGCCGGCTGAGGACACCGGCGTCGTCACCCGCGCGGCCTCGGCGGCCAGCGGGTCCACGCCCGCGTGCAGCCGGACCCAGCCCGGCGTGTGCTCGGTGCGCGCGTAGAAGCCGTCCGTCGCGCGCGCCACCGTCAGCTCGCCCACCGTCTTGCCACCGCGCCGGTACTCCACGCGGAAGGCCTCCTTCGGCTCGCCCCCCGGAGGCTGCTCGTCGCGGCCCAGCAGGTCCAACGGCACCAGCCGCCACACGCGGTCATGCCAGTTGCGGGTGAACTCGTCCGGCTTGTCCGGCGACTCCTCCGGCGCCAGCGTCACCGGGTTGGGCGCCTTGCCGCTCGCCACGAACGCGCGCGACGAGCCACCCGACGAGATGACCACCGCGTCGAACTCGCCCAGGTCGAAGACATGCATCCGCCGGTCGACCAGGCGCGTCGTCGCGTTCTCCAGGTCCGGCAGCAGCGCGGGGCCGAGCAGGAACACCTGTCCGTCCGAGTCACGACGCAGGTACGGCGTCCCCCAACCGCCTGTCATCGAGGCGAGCGTGAAGGCCTCCGTCTTGCCACCCAACGTCAGCGTCAGCTTGCGCTGCGAGCCCGTCAGCCCCACCTCCGCCAGCTTCTTCTCGTCGAGCACGCCCAACGAGCGCGTGGCCCGCAGCGGAGCGAAGCGCGGATAGAGCTTCTGGGCGACCTCGTTGGCGCGCATGTCGCGAGGAGGCGGAGGCGGCTGTGCCGAGGCCGGAGTCCCCGCGTCGGTCGCACCCTGCGCCAGCGCCGCGCCAGCGCCGCCATCCACGGACGTGCCACCGTCGACGGACGCGTCGGCGACACCCTCCACCGGAGGCAGCGGCTTCGCGGGCTTGAAGCCCAGGCGGACCCAGAGCGCGTCACGGTCCCGCGCGTCGCGGTACAGCTCCACGTAGCGCGCCTCGTCCTCGTAGCGCACCTTGTCCAACGCACGCGCCGGCAGCTCCACCACCGTCACGTCACCAGGGGCGCCCGCCGGAGCGCGCTGCCACACCAGGTAGGCGGCCACCAGCGCCACCACCGCGAGGGCGCCCTGCAGGGCCAGGTCCCGGGCCTTCATTGCTCACCTCCCGCCGCCACGCTGGCGCGCGGAGCACGACGGCCCCGCCGCCGCGTCGTCACGAAGCCCACGGCCAGCACCAACGCCGGCGCCAGGAACACGGTGGCGTAGAACCACGCCACGTCCTGCTCGCGCGTGTGCTGGATGGGCACGTCCTCCTCCGACGACACCGCGCCTGCGACGGCCTCTTCGCCCGTCAGCCACCGCAGGGTGTCCACCGCGAGGTACGCGTTGCCCAT
The sequence above is drawn from the Myxococcus fulvus genome and encodes:
- a CDS encoding response regulator; this translates as MTNPSPNLKPLVLVVDDYDDAREMYAEYLEFSGFRVAQARNGQEALDQAFALTPDIILMDLSLPIIDGWEATRRLKNDARTRTIPVVALTGHAMTGQSDEAKGAGCDSFVTKPCLPDELVAEVRTILARRGGAAIR
- a CDS encoding GvpL/GvpF family gas vesicle protein → MPDAPTPEELAGPQYLYGVVRADGPLDFGPIGLGMPPSHVRAVCEDGLAALVSPTPSMRVDPTRAHLLAHQRAAEVVLREHTLLPVAFGTVLGSEADVRAMLRSTHEALTSVLTALEGKVELGLKVLYHREHLNRRMELEDEELRRRGDESEAEHEQRLGRAVELRAALDMAAMLEGLRPLAAASRTDAPVGERMLLNAAFLVARRDGPAFEAKVRMLAARSDLYTFRFTGPWAPYSFVDLRLGRADAPEPRVSRTAG